In Candidatus Polarisedimenticolaceae bacterium, one DNA window encodes the following:
- a CDS encoding VanZ family protein — MTHGRPRAVWIPVLVCAAVFFAVAMQRDMGAVGRIWDKAVHATGYALFGVLALRAAHGGWRDPARGAVALAGAVTIGHGACVEILQAFVPWREASVGDVAADALGFAIGLALYAAYPRRAD, encoded by the coding sequence GTGACGCACGGCCGCCCCCGCGCCGTCTGGATCCCCGTGCTCGTCTGCGCGGCGGTCTTCTTCGCCGTCGCCATGCAGCGGGACATGGGAGCGGTCGGCCGCATCTGGGACAAGGCGGTCCACGCGACGGGGTACGCGCTGTTCGGGGTGCTGGCGCTGCGCGCGGCCCACGGCGGCTGGCGGGACCCGGCGCGCGGAGCGGTGGCCCTCGCGGGGGCGGTGACGATCGGACACGGCGCGTGCGTGGAGATCCTCCAGGCGTTCGTACCCTGGCGGGAGGCGAGCGTGGGCGACGTCGCCGCCGACGCCCTGGGGTTCGCGATCGGCCTCGCGCTTTACGCGGCGTATCCGCGCCGCGCGGACTGA
- the pth gene encoding aminoacyl-tRNA hydrolase: protein MKIVVGLGNPGDKYRATRHNVGFRAVDLLAERHGGTFEAKGDLGDKAWTARVTLAGAPVVLAKPRTFMNRSGSAVLALLRKYPVEPKTDLIVVFDDADLELGKVRVRPEGGHGGQNGMRSILEVIGTREFLRVKLGIKGVSRLESDLADYVLGPFDPEERPVVENMIVAGADAVEALVASAPGFC from the coding sequence GTGAAGATCGTCGTCGGTCTCGGAAACCCCGGGGACAAGTACCGGGCCACGCGTCACAACGTGGGGTTCCGCGCGGTGGATCTCCTCGCGGAGCGCCACGGCGGCACCTTCGAGGCGAAAGGCGATCTCGGGGACAAGGCCTGGACGGCCCGGGTCACCCTCGCGGGCGCCCCGGTCGTCCTGGCCAAGCCCCGGACCTTCATGAACCGTTCCGGCTCCGCCGTCCTCGCCCTGCTGCGCAAGTACCCCGTGGAGCCGAAGACCGACCTCATCGTCGTGTTCGACGACGCGGACCTCGAGCTCGGCAAGGTCCGCGTCCGCCCCGAGGGGGGACACGGCGGCCAGAACGGCATGCGGTCGATCCTCGAGGTGATCGGAACCCGGGAGTTCCTGCGGGTCAAGCTCGGGATCAAGGGGGTTTCCCGCCTCGAATCCGACCTCGCCGACTACGTCCTCGGTCCGTTCGACCCCGAGGAACGTCCGGTCGTCGAGAACATGATCGTCGCGGGTGCCGACGCCGTGGAGGCCCTGGTGGCGTCCGCGCCGGGCTTTTGCTAA
- the rplI gene encoding 50S ribosomal protein L9 has product MKVVLRQDVDNLGDRGQVVNVAPGYARNFLLPKGYALEATEGNLRTVQLQRKVWEKREAKEADGARQIAARIAAVKLSITKKAGENNTLYGSVTSTEIAELLHAQGIEIDRRRIQLKDPIRSVGAFKVPIKIHRQVVAEADLEVVAEAVAE; this is encoded by the coding sequence GTGAAGGTCGTATTGCGCCAGGACGTCGACAACCTCGGCGACCGCGGGCAGGTGGTGAACGTCGCCCCCGGGTATGCCCGCAATTTCCTCCTCCCCAAGGGGTACGCCCTCGAGGCGACCGAAGGGAACCTCCGGACCGTCCAGCTCCAGCGGAAGGTCTGGGAGAAGCGTGAGGCCAAGGAGGCCGACGGCGCGAGGCAGATCGCCGCGCGCATCGCCGCGGTCAAGCTCTCGATCACCAAGAAGGCGGGGGAGAACAACACCCTCTACGGCTCGGTGACGTCGACCGAGATCGCCGAGCTCCTCCACGCGCAGGGGATCGAGATCGATCGTCGCCGCATCCAGCTGAAGGACCCGATCCGCAGCGTCGGCGCCTTCAAGGTGCCGATCAAGATCCACCGCCAGGTCGTCGCCGAGGCGGATCTCGAGGTGGTCGCCGAGGCGGTCGCGGAGTAG
- the spoVG gene encoding septation regulator SpoVG, translated as MTVTDVKVFPVAEDKLKAFASVVFDDCFVVSDIKIIQGVHGLFVSMPSKRRKNGTFRDIAHPLNTDTRKMIEERIIEKYRESVATGVPAGADDVALRPLDWEA; from the coding sequence ATGACGGTGACGGACGTGAAGGTGTTCCCGGTCGCGGAAGACAAGCTCAAGGCGTTCGCGTCGGTCGTCTTCGACGACTGCTTCGTCGTCAGCGACATCAAGATCATCCAGGGCGTGCACGGCCTGTTCGTGTCGATGCCGAGCAAGCGACGGAAGAACGGGACGTTCCGCGACATCGCCCACCCGCTCAACACCGACACCCGCAAGATGATCGAGGAGCGCATCATCGAGAAATACCGCGAGAGCGTCGCGACGGGGGTGCCCGCCGGGGCCGACGACGTCGCGTTGCGCCCGCTCGACTGGGAGGCCTGA
- a CDS encoding 50S ribosomal protein L25 translates to MIQNIVVQVEERKSGGSNAAGRIRREGKVPGIVYGLGLDPFPVAVDSRRVEEILHLETGRNTIFTLQLAGQDRSRAVMIRALQRDPVTDRMIHVDFVRVDLEKKIRVQVPIRAVGIAEGVKNEGGLLEYVHRTVEVECLPGSIPEALEVDVTALHLNQNVSVADLKLAEGVEVLDDPETILVVVAAPREEEVAPVEAAAATTAEPEVIKKGKEATEEGEKKGEKK, encoded by the coding sequence ATGATCCAGAACATCGTCGTCCAGGTCGAAGAGCGGAAGTCCGGCGGCTCGAACGCCGCGGGACGCATCCGCCGCGAGGGCAAGGTCCCCGGCATCGTCTACGGTCTCGGCCTCGATCCGTTCCCCGTCGCGGTGGATTCCCGTCGCGTGGAGGAGATCCTGCACCTCGAGACGGGCCGCAACACGATCTTCACCCTCCAGCTCGCGGGGCAGGACCGCTCGCGCGCCGTGATGATCCGCGCGCTCCAGCGCGACCCGGTCACCGACCGGATGATCCACGTGGACTTCGTCCGCGTCGATCTCGAGAAGAAGATCCGCGTCCAGGTGCCGATCCGCGCGGTCGGCATCGCGGAGGGGGTCAAGAACGAGGGCGGCCTGCTCGAGTACGTGCACCGCACCGTCGAGGTCGAGTGCCTCCCGGGCTCGATCCCGGAGGCCCTCGAGGTCGACGTCACGGCGCTGCACCTCAACCAGAACGTCTCCGTCGCCGACCTGAAGCTCGCCGAGGGCGTCGAGGTGCTCGACGACCCGGAGACGATCCTCGTGGTCGTGGCGGCGCCTCGCGAGGAGGAGGTCGCCCCCGTGGAGGCCGCGGCGGCGACGACCGCCGAGCCCGAGGTCATCAAGAAGGGCAAGGAAGCCACGGAAGAGGGCGAGAAGAAGGGCGAGAAGAAGTAG
- the rpsF gene encoding 30S ribosomal protein S6, translating into MRSYETIFITLPTLTDDEEKSVVDHLAQVVVDSGGSLAIRDRMGRRRLAYPISKHEDGVYTRFIYDAEPAVPKELDRRLRISDKVLRHMTIFMEPEWAQFSKEQHERDLVARAEAEAARAAGIVPAEPTGDLDEENVRGRRDDAGDDGDDEEYGR; encoded by the coding sequence TTGCGATCGTACGAGACGATATTCATCACCCTTCCCACCCTGACCGACGACGAGGAGAAATCCGTCGTCGACCACCTCGCGCAGGTGGTCGTCGATTCGGGCGGCTCGCTCGCGATCCGCGATCGGATGGGCCGGCGACGCCTGGCCTACCCGATCTCCAAACACGAGGACGGGGTCTACACGCGCTTCATCTACGACGCCGAGCCCGCGGTCCCCAAAGAGCTCGACCGGCGCCTGCGCATCAGCGACAAGGTGCTCCGGCACATGACGATCTTCATGGAGCCGGAGTGGGCGCAGTTCTCGAAGGAGCAGCACGAGCGCGACCTCGTGGCGCGCGCCGAGGCCGAGGCCGCCCGCGCGGCGGGGATCGTGCCCGCCGAGCCGACGGGGGACCTGGACGAGGAGAACGTCCGCGGCCGTCGCGACGACGCCGGGGATGACGGCGACGACGAGGAGTACGGGCGATGA
- a CDS encoding DUF6677 family protein, translating into MAAAGEAVSMPRQIGALVAGWILPGAGHAVLGRYRRAVLFGVVVLGSFGMGLAHDGRLALRLPEDRFLTTLQVVANVGVGPLDAFARQSVYGKAVWAVGEVATSEREDLRRILRDRLRSPLSAYGTAYLWTAGLMNLLLLLDLWDIGRGRKP; encoded by the coding sequence GTGGCCGCCGCGGGCGAAGCGGTCTCCATGCCCCGGCAGATCGGGGCGCTCGTCGCCGGTTGGATCCTCCCGGGGGCGGGGCATGCCGTGCTCGGACGGTATCGACGCGCGGTCCTGTTCGGGGTCGTCGTTCTCGGATCGTTCGGCATGGGCCTCGCGCACGACGGCCGGCTCGCGCTGCGCCTCCCCGAGGACCGCTTCCTGACGACCCTACAGGTCGTCGCGAACGTGGGCGTCGGGCCCCTCGACGCCTTCGCCCGGCAGTCGGTCTACGGGAAGGCCGTCTGGGCGGTCGGCGAAGTCGCGACGAGCGAGCGCGAGGACCTGCGACGGATCCTGCGCGATCGCCTGCGCTCCCCCCTCTCCGCCTACGGCACGGCCTACCTCTGGACGGCGGGTCTCATGAACCTGCTGCTGCTGCTCGACCTGTGGGACATCGGTCGGGGGCGAAAGCCGTGA
- the ispE gene encoding 4-(cytidine 5'-diphospho)-2-C-methyl-D-erythritol kinase, which translates to MRVGCPAKVNLHLEVLGRRSDGFHELRTLLQTIDLWDFLDAEPDTDLSMTCDDPALPCDDSNLVLRAARRLRERLGPGPGARLRLRKGIPAGGGLGGGSSDAAGALLLLDRLWEGGLPREALAELAAGVGSDCPFFLWGGTAIGTGRGERIEPLTPGPTRDLVLGFPPYGIPTAEVYRRFAALTPPAGGVTVPALLTKCSPVKDFGAARNDLERAVLEGWPELGAFRARLLVEGARLALVSGSGSTVFGLFDDASAAIRAAANAAGAFPSWRVGTSRTVARGVGFEPESS; encoded by the coding sequence ATGCGCGTGGGATGCCCGGCGAAGGTCAACCTCCATCTCGAGGTGCTCGGCCGGAGATCGGACGGATTCCACGAGTTGCGCACGCTCCTCCAGACGATCGACCTCTGGGATTTCCTCGACGCCGAGCCGGACACCGACCTGTCGATGACCTGCGACGACCCCGCGCTCCCGTGCGACGACTCGAACCTCGTGCTTCGCGCCGCCCGGCGGCTCCGGGAACGGCTCGGCCCGGGACCCGGCGCCCGGCTCCGTTTGCGGAAGGGGATCCCGGCGGGGGGAGGGCTCGGCGGGGGAAGCTCGGACGCCGCGGGAGCCCTGCTGTTGCTCGATCGCCTTTGGGAGGGCGGGCTGCCGCGCGAGGCGCTGGCCGAGCTCGCCGCCGGGGTTGGATCCGACTGCCCCTTCTTCCTCTGGGGGGGGACGGCGATCGGCACCGGGCGGGGCGAGCGGATCGAGCCTCTCACCCCGGGACCGACCCGCGACCTCGTCCTGGGCTTTCCCCCGTACGGGATCCCGACGGCGGAGGTCTACCGGCGCTTCGCGGCGTTGACACCCCCCGCGGGTGGTGTTACGGTGCCGGCTCTTTTGACTAAGTGCTCTCCGGTGAAAGACTTCGGAGCCGCGCGCAACGATCTGGAACGCGCGGTGCTCGAGGGCTGGCCGGAGTTGGGGGCGTTTCGCGCGCGCTTGCTCGTCGAAGGCGCGCGACTCGCTCTGGTCAGCGGCAGCGGCTCGACGGTGTTCGGCCTCTTCGACGACGCGTCCGCGGCGATTCGCGCGGCCGCGAACGCCGCGGGGGCCTTCCCGTCGTGGCGGGTCGGAACGTCGCGAACGGTCGCTCGGGGCGTGGGCTTCGAGCCGGAGTCGTCTTAA
- a CDS encoding ribose-phosphate pyrophosphokinase: MMKSELKIFSGNGNPRLAQAICDYLRLPLGQIRLTRFSDGEIYCQLLENVRGTDVFVVQPTCHPVNENLMEMLITADALKRSSAARVTAVIPYYGYARQDRKDKPRVPISAKLCADLLTAAGVQRILAVDLHAPAIQGFFDVPVDHLLAAPVLLEWIERQGLDDLVIVSPDAGGVERARFFAKKLGAGLVIIDKRRVEANVAETMNVIGEPEGKNCVIVDDLVDTAGTLVGTVKALKDKGASRIFACFSHAVLSGPAMERLAASDLERVVVTDTIPLPEDKARDPKLQVLSVASLLGEAIARIHSNSSVSSLFV; encoded by the coding sequence ATGATGAAGAGCGAGCTCAAGATCTTCTCGGGGAACGGGAACCCCAGGCTCGCTCAGGCGATCTGCGACTACCTGCGCCTGCCGCTCGGCCAGATCCGGCTGACCCGTTTCAGCGACGGCGAGATCTACTGCCAGCTCCTCGAGAACGTGCGCGGCACGGACGTGTTCGTCGTGCAGCCGACCTGCCATCCGGTCAACGAGAACCTGATGGAGATGCTGATCACCGCCGACGCGCTCAAGCGATCCTCCGCGGCGCGGGTCACGGCGGTGATCCCGTACTACGGGTACGCGAGGCAGGACCGCAAGGACAAGCCTCGCGTACCGATCTCCGCGAAGTTGTGCGCCGACCTGCTCACCGCGGCCGGGGTGCAGCGGATCCTCGCGGTCGACCTGCACGCCCCCGCGATCCAGGGGTTCTTCGACGTGCCGGTCGACCACCTGCTCGCGGCCCCGGTCCTTCTCGAGTGGATCGAGCGCCAGGGGCTCGACGATCTCGTCATCGTCTCCCCCGACGCCGGCGGCGTGGAGCGGGCGCGTTTCTTCGCGAAGAAGCTCGGCGCGGGGCTCGTCATCATCGACAAGCGGCGCGTCGAGGCCAACGTCGCCGAGACGATGAACGTGATCGGCGAGCCGGAGGGGAAGAACTGCGTCATCGTCGACGACCTCGTCGACACCGCGGGGACCCTCGTCGGCACCGTGAAGGCGCTCAAGGACAAGGGAGCGTCCCGCATCTTCGCCTGCTTCAGCCACGCCGTCCTGTCGGGACCGGCGATGGAGCGCCTCGCCGCCTCGGATCTCGAGCGGGTCGTCGTCACCGACACGATCCCGCTCCCCGAGGACAAGGCGCGCGATCCCAAGCTCCAGGTACTCTCCGTCGCGAGCCTCCTCGGGGAGGCGATCGCGCGCATCCACAGCAACTCGTCCGTCAGCTCGTTGTTCGTCTGA